GTGTCAAAATTCAGAATGGCAAAATGTGAGTTTgtccttttatttcccttttcattaGCTATTTGTTACCAACTGCTGTGCTATGAAGGACCTGTTTGGCAGCAGAGAATGTTTGgctatttcccattttttttcctaactttaTGCATTATTAAACTTTCAAGAAGTTCtagtacagaaaataaagaatattaaaatctCATCCCAGTTGCTCAAAGAAATGTTGCAAAgttggaaaatataaaataaaatttaaaaactctgGATGTCATTGCTACAGTGTACTAAGTGACAAAATGATGAATAACTGAAATTTCATTGTTTGGACAAAAACCTGTCATTATGAGGTTGAAAATCCAAACTGTTTTCCACATCAAAACCCTGCAAACAAAGAAATCATTCTGATATTGTAAGATCTATTAGGatatggattttttaaaaataagcccacttaatttcaaaaatctACAACATATAGAATTCCAAGGAAGCCTAGTACATATAGGGATACTGATGTTTAGAATAAAGGGCATTTCTTTCACAAGTTTTGTCTATTTTGTTTTACCTCCCCTCGCACTGGGTCAGGGCTGCTGACAACAGCCACGTCTGAgactgctgggtgctggatcAATGCACTCTCCACTTCAAAGGGGCCAATGCGGTACCTGGGGGAGCACAAAGATCAGCCCCACCAGCCCAATGgtcttccccttttccttcatGAGGCAAATCTAAAAGGAAACACCTTACCCAGCAGAATTAATGATATCATCAGCTCTTCCCACAAACCAGATATATCCCTCTTCATCCATAGTGCCTCTGTCCCCAGTGAGATAAAAATCTCCGCgcacagaggcagcagtttTCTCTGGATTATCCTGGCAACaatcaaacattttcaaaaaaatatctTATTGTTAGtgaattttaatgtatttactTTCCAGTGGTGctaaaaatgataaaaatagtttttaaagtTGTTCTCAAAATGAGTGTTTTCAATAATGTTTAATATATTCAACTATAATACCCACAGCCATGTTAATTAGCAGTTTGATGCCTGAAGTAAGTGACAGGTGGAAAAGAGCACTACACACTAAAGAGTGTATGTAGACATTTCTGTTCTAGAGAGAAAAGATCATGCTCTATCAAAATGCCCATCCATCACAGCAAATGTGTAGCCCACAAAAATGTGTAACCCACTCTGTTTGGGGAAATGATTTATCATTGCAGGGGGTTGCCTCGATAACCTCCTgtcaaaataaactttttacCATCAACTGACAGGACCAAAGCTCAAATGAGGTCACCTGAAGGAAAAACTTCATTATTTGCATTGACCTATAGGATCTCTACACGCAGTGTAACCTCCTGGTTACACAGGAAAACACTTTGCCAACAGAAGACATAGTGAAAACCAGAAGTTACAATATTGAACTTGTAGAAGTTTCTTATCCCATAGTGAGTAATTACATTTTACAAGTTGTTGTTCAAGGATGCTACAACTATCTAAATATTATGGGGGATCAGAAAAGGATGAAAACCAGATAGGTCCCCCAAAGCTTATTCATTATGGTAGTTCAACTGCAGGGGACAATAAGTTTGCCTgattctgttgttttcttcagaatGTCCTGCACCTCAGCACTACCCCACACTGATCAGGTTCAAAGTCCTCAAGTAACCCAGTGAGACCTTCTGAAGACCCTGCATGgaattctgctgctggcagcactctgccctggctccctcccGAGTCTCTCACAGACACAGacccagcagggcagctcagctCACCAAGTACTCGGAGAACAGGCAGAAGGGGCGCCAGGGCCGCACTCGCACAGCAATGgtgccctctgctcctgcaggcacaaCAGCCCCGTGCTCATCCACGATCTGCAGAGaggtcacacacacagcagggctTTGATCAGCCCAGAGCAGcgcctgctgcagctcagagcagggcacagaggggacacggccAGCACTGCCTCGCTGTGCCACCCACAGCTGCCACATACCCACGCACCTGCACATCGTAAGGGGGAACAGCTCTTCCCAAAGAGCCAGGTTTAATTTTCGTTCCTTTCATATTGGCACAGATTGTCACCTGCAGAAGAGATTTGAAAAAGATTGCTTAAATTGTTGCAACACCTTGTAAATTCTATAATTGTTTGCACTAGACAGGACTCTCCTCCTCGTGACTTTGTCGTGACAAGGGCTGAATCAGGACCAAAGCACTGGGGTTCCTGGGAACATCAGAGAGGGGTTGAGAGGCACTTCAGGTCAGACCTGTGTGAGCTTGGTTTTGTTGAGTCTGAGCCACTGGGCTGTCCTGCAAACACTTGACTTTGCAGGACAGCAGGTGTGAAACTATTACAGATCTTATTTCAATAATGGGACAATTAATTAGAGATTATTTCAAGAGCAAAAAGACAGAAGGCCTGAGATCTGGCTCTTAATAATTTTGTTGATGCTCACTTACAGAGAAATCTGGGATGTGAGCTGTTTTAATATTTGCCATTAATACCTCAGACAGACCAAATTGATAGCtggagaaaattactttttcagatttttttttaagtaaagatGACAAAGGGATCTCCTAAAACTTATTTGATCTGAAGTGTCTCTGTTTTTGCAGGGGTCTAAACCATTAAAATACGCAGCTTGCTGATTCTGGAACTGTATAATCATAATTacacaaaatctttttttaaattttttttttataatcatATAATTATAATCTCACCTTTTCCATTGATTATCAAGGAtattgtggttttggttttgttaccTTTGGATGGGTACACTGCAAGAATTAATGCAAACGTACTGTTTCAGTCTGGCCATAACCTTCATGGATAACCAGCCCTGTCTGGACTTTCCACTTATCAAACACTTCAGGATTCAGTGCTTCCCCTCCAGTCACACAGTGTTTCAGACTCGGGAACTTGTAGCTTGAGAGGAAgagcaaatgaaataattttcttaactATTAAAATGAGCAGTGAACAGCCTTAACTGAACAGATTTCCTCGACTCTCCAAGTACACCTGAGACTGAAGGAAAGGATGAATAGGAAGACAGAGCCTGAGCTCTCTGCTAAACGTGAATTGCCTTTTGTCAGGATGAAAGGCCTATATGACAAGAATAAGTATCTTACCAAAGATGTGAAAACTTCTTACAAACCAATTCTCACAAACTGGGTATTTTGCAGAGTAACAAACTGGTGGCAACAGCTGCCAAATAATTCTCAGTATGTGAAACTCCTCTAACTGCTCCCTTCATTCTCAAACATATGAGAACAACTCCACGGTGCACCAGTAATTCCCTGATTCAATGCTGCCTAAAACATTGACTTAAATTGAACTGTGAACCCTAAGTTCAGAGGAAGTGACAAGTTAAAAATTGTCCCACAGAGTTTCCTCTGTGCTGTCTATTCAAAGTCCCAGTCCTGAAGCCCAAGTAGCCCACGGTGTGGCTAATTATCCTCACATTTCAAAACTGGGAGCCTTCTTTACTGAGGGCAAGTTGTGCTCCTTAGATTGCCTTGAGCAGAAGAAGAGAATCAAGGAGCCCAAGGCACTCAGCATGCAgaggtgtcccagcagtgcaggccaggctccctcccctccctgctgtaCCTGCTCACATCATGTTGGACCAGCATGCGGAAGGCGGTGGGAGCCGTGCAGAAGGTGGTGATGGGGTATCTTGAGAGAGTCTAGAAAAACAGGAAGTTATTGTGCTGAAAAGGAAGTGTAATGCTGGGTCTGACCTTGTAAATGTACAGGTGATTAACAAAAGAGGCCAATGTTGAGGGGAATTAACCAGCAGATTGGTTAAAAGTGCCTTAGGGGAGGAATAGGAACTCTGGCAACTCATTGAAAATTCAGGAGTTCAGGTTTATGCCATAGTCTGATTACTGGCCCATACTCAGCCTCACCCCAAAACAGCTGCAAGTCCATACCTGAAATGAGGTTTAGGTTCAATATTGGACAACACAGCAGTGATCCCAAGAGCTTTATACCCTGCATCTTCCTCCAATTGTCCTCTACACTCAAGCCGTGACACTTGGTCTTACCAGGTGGGAAAACACTTGTTCCTTGAGCTTAAGAGACACCAAATGGAGGGATGATTCCTTGGGATGTGGGAAGTACTATCTCTGCTGCTACTGAGCAGTGGCACCCATGGACTGGAGCCCAGTTTGCTTCCTTCACTTatgtaaaatggaaataaacacCACAGTATAAAATGTTAAGCTTACCTCTGCAATAACTTCTGATTTAAACTGTCAATTTACAAGCTCAAATATCTGCAAGatgaaaaccataaaaattCTGAACCAGGCAGTTCAGCTCCTGGAGAAAATATGGAACTTTCTGTCCAAAAAAAGTCACTCATGTAAATGAAGGACCAGTGAGAGCAGTAGATGCAAGTAGggttttcttttgggtttttcaaGGTGCCTGTGTTCCAGGCTCAAGCCTAATTGGTGATAGGGAACTAGACCAGAGCTTTCCCAGTATTATTCTTGGGAAGATTAATGTTTCTGCCCCGTACAAGAGGCCAATGTTGAGGACGATCATTCAGCTGagtgtttttgaaaaatagCTTGGAAGAAGAATAGGCATTCTGGTACCTTTGGATTGCTTGGGATGTGGGGATTACCCACCTCTGCAGTAACTTCTGGTTTAAACTGTGGCATATGGTGTACAAAGACACAGGATCCACAGATCCATGGTGCAAAAACACTGCCATAGGCTGATTTTGCCCAGCCAGTGTCAGAGGTATTCCACATTATATCTGAAGGAGTCAAGTTCATCCAGTAcctgaagaaaaagcagagatgaaaaaaactTTCAGGGAAAGCAAGTGAGTAGCAAGCCATAGGTTTGAGCTAAGGGTAACTTCTAAGGTGTAATGAAATGGCTCAAGGTTGCTTTGGCTCTCAGGGAACATTGGCCCAACATGAGAGGGCTTGACTTCCTCTGGTGTGGCTGTAGGGACACTTTCCTTATTGCTTCTCTGCTTTCAGCCCTGCTAGGGACACAACTCTGCACATGATGAGCTCAACTGGGCCTTCCAGAAGCTTTTAATAACAAGAGTTTTACCatgagaggagaaggaggagaaaggtgCAAATCCTACATTTACTGGAGTTTCATGGTCCGATCTTCAGTTTAATGCCGATCACATCACTTAATCAGCACCCTGGGAGGAACTGCAAGATAATACCTGCCAGAGATGGCAAATCCAATGCCATAACTGCTGTGGGAGTGCACCACCATTTTTGGGAAGCCCGTAGTACCACTGGTAAAATACACAATCATTGGGTCTTGACTCCTTGTCTTGACACATTGATGGTCAGCAGATGCAACCCTTCAGAAGAAATGATATATTTCAGTCACTACATGCAGTTTCCCACCAGGTATTCAGTATTTCTATTGTTTTCTTgctaaattataaaattttactTAATTATATAATATTACCCACTAATAATCTTACCAAATTATATAATCTCACAAAAGAAATAGGTGCATTATGTATCACAAGGAAAAGTTAGAGAACTCATTTTGCTTGTCACAAGTAAACTCTGAATCACAGGGCTGAGGAGCAAGAAGAAACTGAAGTACCTGAACTTGGCTCCCAAAACCTGGGTTTCATGAATCTGTACTTAATGCAATGTAATCACAATACTGCAAGTTGACAGAGAAATGTAACTCATTTGGATTTTGAAAATTCCCCCAAACCTCAGCAATGTCATCTGACTGGTAGAGCTCCCTTCAGCTCACAGGCAGGATGGTGAAAGAGCTGGGTACTCACACAAGGAGTTCTTTGAAGTTCAgccacccatccctgctcccttgGCCTACAAGGAGTTTACTTTTcaggctgccaggcaggacagATTCCACTGCAGGTGCCAGTGTGTCACTGGTAATGATACACTTGGCCTTTGAAGCCTGGAGTCGGTATGAGATGTCTTTGGCTGTTAGTTGGGATGTTCCTGGAATAAGGACAATTCCTGGAAAGAAGCAATTGAGAAAACTCAGTATTTCCCAAAAATACTTGGTGGTGTCTCTCTGTTGATGCTGATTCCATCCAACATGGATGTTTAGCAGTTTAAAAGCGGAACCAAATAGATCTGTTGAATTATTAATGATTCTAATCATATAAATTGTTCCATTATACATGTGGTCAAGTCTGGCCTTAGGCTGCAGCCATTCACCCCTCACTGGCTTCACCTGAGGATGCCATTTGACTGGACCCTGTCTGACCCTGTGGTtcctgtgtggctgctgccaaTTCTCCTGCTAGGCAGAAGACCAGTTGTAGAGGTGAGAAGAGAACATTCCTGTTGgcattttcttcactgtaaTCTGACACGTGGCTTGTAGCCCgtgtttgctttctctctgcaCCCAACAAGTGAGGGAGTGACTCACCTGCTCGCATGCAGGCCACGTTCAGGAGCCACCACTCAGGAACACGAGGCAGAACTGCAATGACTCTGTCTCCTGCCTGCAAACCACAGGCTCCAGAAAGTACATTGGCTGCCTTCCTGGACAGAGAGCCCAGCTCCTCAAAGGTCCACTTCACCTCCTCTCCCTTATCATTGACCCACCAAAAAGCTGGATTTGCTGGTTTTCTTCCGTCCTAGGACACGTGAGAAGATATTCAAATAAGACAAACCTTAAAAGGTTTCACTTCAATAAAAAATAACTCCCAACTAAGCAAATCATCCCTGCCAATCACTCTTTTAGGGTGACATCTTTATTTCTGATAAAGGAAATAGAATGGTGCTTTCACTCTGCAGCTAATACTGCCCAGTACCAATGAGGAAACCTGATTTGTATCATCAGAGATTTGTTCCACTATGTCCTCATTTTGGCTGGAGTAGACCAAGTTTTCTTACTTAGTCTTGCTAGAGTGCTGTGGTTTATGAATTTAGGATGATGTAGTGCTGATAACACAGtgatgttttagttgttgctaAGCAGTGCTTACTGTAAGTCAAGAACTTTCCAGTTTCCTACACTCTGCCAACAATACCCTGGGGGGAAGTTTGCTGGGAGGTAtctggggatgggctgggcatCAATCAGTGGAAAGTGAGCTACTACTACTGCTACCAATATGATAATGATTATTATTATAacatttcaattattaaatGGTTCTTTCCTCAACCCATGGctttaaccttttttttctcttgattctcctccccatcccactggctctgcatgtgtgtgtgtgtgtgtgtgtgtgtgtgtgtgtgtgtgtgtgtgtgtgtgtgtgtgtgtgtgtgtgtgtgtgtgtgtgtgtgtgtgtgtgtgtgtgtgtgtgtgtgtgtgtgtgtgtgtgtgtgtgtgtgtgtgtgtgtgtgtgtgtgtgatccaGGCCCTCTGTGGTTCTTTGTTGGCAGCTGGGGTTAACAGCACAATGCCTATAAAGTAAAAGACAAATACTACCTTTTCCAGTCGTGCCCACTCATCTAAGACATCACTTGCAAAGTTGAAATATTCTGGCAGTTCCTTTTTACACTGGTTTATAGATTCATAGTAGGAAACAATCTGAGATGTAAGAAGCCTGTTGTTTCCATGGAATGATCTGGAAGGTGACCTGAGAATCCACAAACACTGAGGAATCCAGGATTTAACAAGTGTTCTCATGATAAAAGATGTTTTATCAGACAGTGAGGGGAAGAGTCAGGTGCACACTGAAAGAATCAGTCACctggaatgaaagaaaatacatttaaaccAATCCAGTTATTGGATGCTGTCTAGTTTATGATGTTGGATAAATGAATGCAAACTGGCTTAAATAAACAGGTTGTTTACACACACCCTCATTCTATGTCATggtatatgtattttttttgaAATGAGTGCTGAACATTACAGTATGCAGAAGAAATAAGCACAGTCATCTCGAGTTTAATAAAATTAGCAGAGTTTTTGCTATGAGTCctgcaacaacaaaaccaagaaccaacaaaacaaataaatctggAGATTATCAAGATAGTCCAGTTACGAGCTGATGGGCTATTCATTGAAGTCACTCAGGCCCACTGCAGACTGATGGTTTGAATGGTCCAAAAGAATGTGAAGTTCCCCATCCTGCTTTCTCATATTTTTTACCTTCTGTGTTTTAAGGACTTAATCTCCTGTATTAATCTGGCACCTTGTCTGTGTCTCAGCTGACACGTTCTTTGGAGCTGTTAATTGCCCACAACTTTCCTTCTTCAAACACAGTATCAGATTTTAATGTTTGCATTAGAGAAATATCCCTGCTTCTATCATCAAAGCATTCACTAGCTGATTCTCCATTCCTTTTCCTTACCATGGAGCTGAAGAATATTTCCTAACTTCCACCAACATTCTCATTCCTTTAACTTCACCAGCTGCTGACTCATATGTCTGTTCACTACATCTGTCCCAAGCACTTTTACTCCAGTAGTCCCTTATGTAGGCCCCCAATTTTGATTTACACACTGCTTGCCTTGGAACACCTCCTTGTCTTTTCCCTGCCTCAGCATATCTTCTAggaggatctgctccatgaccttCCCAGGCAGAGAGGTTCTACATTTGCTTGCTGCAGATGTCCTCTTCCATTACATAATCACAGGTGAACTCTGAATAAAATACTTCTTCCTGGGAAAGTTTTGTGGCCTGAGTGAAGCTGCAAAGTTTTGCCCTTTGCCCCAGGTTTTTAAGCTCAATTTGCAGTCTTTCACCCCATGTCCCTTGTCTTCATTCATAACTGTTTGTTCTCACATCTTTGGTGCATGGATCTCATTGGTCAAATTCTATTCCTCAAGAAAAAGTTACTTATTTAACACTGGAACTATTGCCTTACTCCTTAGCAGAACCTTATACAGTAATATTTAATCTGCCTACCAGGCAAATTAGTTCAAATACCCGAGCTTAACACTTAAAACTCAATAGCTTCAGTGATATCTGCCAACATAAACAATCTAGATGCAGATATTTTGtcaaaagcaacagaaattcaTGGTGTTCTCCACACTCCTTGGACATTGTGGCAGAGAAACACTGACCAGTTGTAGACAAGCCCTGATCACTTAGGAAGATGTTTCCCCTTTCTCAGTCTGCTCTAATTCTCTAATTTAGCTGTAACTTTTGTATTGCAGAGCATTACAATGACAAAATCTACACAATAGACTTtgagagaaagaggaaggacaTAATATTAAGGAATATTTAGGGAAATGATATTCAAGACTGACGAGATGGCACATTTGAAGTTTAGGATTCCAGAGTGCTCTACAAAAACATCTATTAAGAAGACTGTGAGAGCCTTCAAGTTTTTAGCACTTTCTCACCTGCAAATGTAGAAGTGAGAAcgaagacagaaaacagaggaaaagacCCAGTAATGGCAAAGTTGTCAGAATGAGTAGGGAGAATTAGAAATTATTCCTGACTTAATACCATTTGCTTTGCTCAGTGATCATCAATGTGAGGAGTTCagataaataacattttcctgaCCTGTCTGCTGTACACAGGGGAgactgagagctgctgggggagaTCCCCTTCATTCATTTCACTCACCTTTCAGGACATGCTTCCCATATGAGGCACTGTAAAGatcagctgctccctggagaTGTGAAACCTGACCATTCCCCCATAAAGGTTTTAGAGTGAAACCCTTCTGACTTTATTGCTCTCTTCTTCTGGAGTAATGAGAAGAGAAGGCAGCACAAAACGAATCAAGCAGCAGAACTTTCTGTGGAGTAACTTTTTTCTTGTAATCATTTACACCATTGTTAATTGTACATAATTTGCACCTTAACCTAAAACACTCTTCCCTCCAGTTTAACCATTTAAGTAGGTCACAAATTCATCATGATGAAGAGgagcattaaaaagaaatgtctttgtCTTTCCACCCTGAAAAATTTGGGAATGTTAGAGTGGTAGGTTTTGGATGTTAATTAATTGTTGATATCCACCTCAtgagaaatatctttttattaatttctcatttatttgtaattttcaaAGCCTCATAGTTTCACCCACTTTTTCTCTAAGGAAGATGCTTATACAAATTGCAGTAAAAAAACCTAGACCTCTGTATGCACCTGAGTCTTTCTCTCTCCCATACCACGCTTTGAATTACTTGCACTTCCTTCCTTCTGAAAATTTATAGGTCGATGGCAAAAATGGTTCCAATACCACATAGCCTCAAgaatgttttctcctttttcttccacagtttgtttttctccatgttCTCGTTCTGCTTTGGGTCATGACAACCTGCTCTGTCATGTGTTATGGAGAAtttctctccttgttttccAGATCACTCTTCCTGTTGTCATTCTTTTGCCCACTCTTTGTTCTTTAGAACCTTTCTCTGGATTTTCCCAGTAGCTGTCTTTGGCAGCTCCTGAACAAACTCCACCTGAAAGGCAAAAATGCTCCCTGTAGCCAAACAACTTGTGGTTAATTTCCCAGGTGCGACAAAAGATTGTGAAAACACTTTTAGCCTGGGGTAGCAGGGGATAAATAGATGGGAAGCTGCACAACCAGGGCTGGAATGGTGAATTCCTTACTACACCTTGTAACCACTGCACAGACATTACTTTCAGGGAGACCCTGACCTCTAGGAGCTGAGGGCTTCAGCTTTCAGGACAGGGAGTTACTGGTCTGTCCTAGTGAGAAGAGATGGATTCCAACCCACTGATGCCAGCAGGAACTTCTGTTTGGATTTGGCTGTGTGTCAGGGGAGAGCTCAGGGTAGAACTGGTTAGAATGGAAGCCTTGCCCTTTTGAGCTGCTGTGAAAACCCCTGTActccaggaaagaaagaatgGCTCCTCATGAAGTAAAATTTCATGACCATTGCCTCCCTCTGGGCACTTTCTAGCACACACAGCCAAACCAAGGCTACAACTGCAACAGATCTTGTaatcttctttcattttctctaacTGTGCTTGGAGTGTTGGTCAGAATGCTGTTGAAAAAGAGttgaggcagaagaaaaaatgctcaGTTTCTGGTACAATGAGAAAGCCTTTCTTTCTGGGCTGTACTTACCTTCCTTGGGTACTTGTAAGGTGCAGTCACCTTCTTGACATGTTGTTGAAGCTcgtgaattaatttttctggatCATGTGATACAAAAGCAGGAGCTAAAACAATGAAGGCTTTGACCACCTGTTCCACAAGAATGAAGGGATTCCATTAGCTTCCAGAGGTGTCAATAAGGGAATACATTTGTTGTGAAAAGTGAGTGTCAAAATTCAGAATGGCAAAATGTGAGTTTgtccttttatttcccttttcattaGCTATTTGTTACCAACTGCTGTGCTATGAAGGACCTGTTTGGCAGCAGAGAATGTTTGgctatttcccattttttttcctaactttaTGCATTATTAAACTTTCAAGAAGTTCtagtacagaaaataaagaatattaaaatctCATCCCAGTTGCTCAAAGAAATGTTGCAAAgttggaaaatataaaataaaatttaaaaactctgGATGTCATTGCTACAGTGTACTAAGTGACAAAATGATGAATAACTGAAATTTCATTGTTTGGACAAAAACCTGTCATTATGAGGTTGAAAATCCAAACTGTTTTCCACATCAAAACCCTGCAAACAAAGAAATCATTAGCTATTTGTTACCAACTGCTGTGCTATGAAGGACCTGCAGCAGAGAATGTTTGgctatttcccatttttttttctaactttatGCATTATTAAACTTTCAAGAAGTTCtagtacagaaaataaagaatattaaaatctCATCCCAGTTGCTCAAAGAAATGTTGCAAAgttggaaaatataaaataaaatttaaaaactctgGATGTCATTGCTACAGTGTACTAAGTGACAAAATGATGAATAACTGAAATTTCATTGTTTGGACAAAAACCTGTCATTATGAGGTTGAAAATCCAAACTGTTTTCCACATCAAAACCCTGCAAACAAAGAAATCATTCTGATATTGTAAGATCTATTAGGatatggattttttaaaaataagcccacttaatttcaaaaatctACAACATATAGAATTCCAAGGAAGCCTAGTACATATAGGGATACTGATGTTTAGAATAAAGGGCATTTCTTTCACAAGTTTTGTCTATTTTGTTTTACCTCCCCTCGCACTGGGTCAGGGCTGCTGACAACAGCCACGTCTGAgactgctgggtgctggatcAATGCACTCTCCACTTCAAAGGGGCCAATGCGGTACCTGGGGGAGCACAAAGATCAGCCCCACCAGCCCAATGgtcttccccttttccttcatGAGGCAAATCTAAAAGGAAACACCTTACCCAGCAGAATTAATGATATCATCAGCTCTTC
This genomic stretch from Ficedula albicollis isolate OC2 chromosome 14, FicAlb1.5, whole genome shotgun sequence harbors:
- the LOC101822002 gene encoding acyl-coenzyme A synthetase ACSM4, mitochondrial isoform X2; this translates as MRTLVKSWIPQCLWILRSPSRSFHGNNRLLTSQIVSYYESINQCKKELPEYFNFASDVLDEWARLEKDGRKPANPAFWWVNDKGEEVKWTFEELGSLSRKAANVLSGACGLQAGDRVIAVLPRVPEWWLLNVACMRAGIVLIPGTSQLTAKDISYRLQASKAKCIITSDTLAPAVESVLPGSLKSKLLVGQGSRDGWLNFKELLVVASADHQCVKTRSQDPMIVYFTSGTTGFPKMVVHSHSSYGIGFAISGRYWMNLTPSDIMWNTSDTGWAKSAYGSVFAPWICGSCVFVHHMPQFKSEVIAETLSRYPITTFCTAPTAFRMLVQHDVSSYKFPSLKHCVTGGEALNPEVFDKWKVQTGLVIHEGYGQTETVTICANMKGTKIKPGSLGRAVPPYDVQIVDEHGAVVPAGAEGTIAVRVRPWRPFCLFSEYLDNPEKTAASVRGDFYLTGDRGTMDEEGYIWFVGRADDIINSAGYRIGPFEVESALIQHPAVSDVAVVSSPDPVRGEVVKAFIVLAPAFVSHDPEKLIHELQQHVKKVTAPYKYPRKVEFVQDLPKTTTGKIQRKVLRSKEWANV
- the LOC101822002 gene encoding acyl-coenzyme A synthetase ACSM4, mitochondrial isoform X1: MRTLVKSWIPQCLWILRSPSRSFHGNNRLLTSQIVSYYESINQCKKELPEYFNFASDVLDEWARLEKDGRKPANPAFWWVNDKGEEVKWTFEELGSLSRKAANVLSGACGLQAGDRVIAVLPRVPEWWLLNVACMRAGIVLIPGTSQLTAKDISYRLQASKAKCIITSDTLAPAVESVLPGSLKSKLLVGQGSRDGWLNFKELLVVASADHQCVKTRSQDPMIVYFTSGTTGFPKMVVHSHSSYGIGFAISGRYWMNLTPSDIMWNTSDTGWAKSAYGSVFAPWICGSCVFVHHMPQFKPEVTAETLSRYPITTFCTAPTAFRMLVQHDVSSYKFPSLKHCVTGGEALNPEVFDKWKVQTGLVIHEGYGQTETVTICANMKGTKIKPGSLGRAVPPYDVQIVDEHGAVVPAGAEGTIAVRVRPWRPFCLFSEYLDNPEKTAASVRGDFYLTGDRGTMDEEGYIWFVGRADDIINSAGYRIGPFEVESALIQHPAVSDVAVVSSPDPVRGEVVKAFIVLAPAFVSHDPEKLIHELQQHVKKVTAPYKYPRKVEFVQDLPKTTTGKIQRKVLRSKEWANV